A single Mesomycoplasma ovipneumoniae DNA region contains:
- the secA gene encoding preprotein translocase subunit SecA yields the protein MKKVINFFKTSSELRLAYRLLKQINQKRGYYGSMTDQDLANQTNVLKKRLANGEKLKDIRVDAFAVAREATKRILGKTPYDVQILGGLILDMGSVAEMKTGEGKTIASIAPVYLNALSGQGVIVSTVNEYLSERDAEDNGKVYNFLGLSVGINKAQMDPETKRMMYAADITYSIHSELGFDYLRDNMVYSAAEKVQRGLNFCLIDEIDSILIDEAKTPLIISGGKSNLPAQYLSANQFVNTLVNEDFYIDQETKGIKLNDKGIDKANAFFGLRNLYEIENSELVHRIQNALRANKVMKKDVEYIVQDGKIELVDQFTGRIMAGRSYSEGLQQALQAKEGIEIEPETKTLATITYQNFFRLFKKLSGMTGTAKTEEQEFIDVYNMRVNVIPTNKPLARRDEKDEIFATIEQKNKAIIAEVQRVHKTGQPILIGTSQVVDSETLSEMLNQKGLFHTVLNAKQNQLEAEIIAKAGRKNAITIATNMAGRGTDIILEPGVIDLGGLYILGTDKAESRRIDNQLRGRAGRQGDIGVSRFFISLQDQLLRRFSNFEQIFDTYGLTAGAIKGKYIHSVLLAAQKKIEGFNFDMRKTVLSYDDVIRQQRDLIYTQRDILLQIDNFDHYIKKMIIRTVEVILGYDFILLPNQEIHYKNLVDFLNDNLSRITRYDFGQSGLEKYPFEELSNFLVQELNKIYFETLQPTLKENIGQNYFDSERHIILSVLDNQWQNHIDTIDKLRSSANLVQYSQKNPYQIFTEQATSKFNILISESAFQAIVGLFNNSNAEKIEYVQAILSDGSAISYPSDTPDHIVAQLIATNEDRIAYAKQIEKESQPEFIYEQLKNNNIQRLDASGGFELWQIANNKLVNLKEDMPLDEKRNILLRMNQEQLELLGQKELKIDSGMPAPEPGQNSENFFEADQQNQNNQNKQDDFLPSNFFFDVKDDPDAIMKMLELDRQKEMAKGELSRQQESENLENTEKLEQDQIFDSQNSSDQQESENLENTEKPASDQNSDLQNSSD from the coding sequence ATGAAAAAGGTTATCAATTTTTTTAAGACTTCTTCAGAACTACGGCTTGCATACCGTCTTTTAAAGCAGATAAACCAAAAGCGCGGTTATTATGGTTCAATGACCGATCAGGATCTTGCAAATCAGACAAATGTTCTAAAAAAGCGCCTGGCTAATGGTGAAAAACTCAAAGATATCAGAGTTGATGCTTTTGCTGTAGCCCGGGAGGCAACAAAAAGAATCCTTGGAAAAACGCCATATGACGTCCAAATTCTTGGTGGACTAATTCTTGACATGGGTTCGGTTGCTGAGATGAAAACTGGAGAAGGTAAGACAATTGCCTCAATTGCGCCAGTTTATCTTAATGCACTTTCAGGTCAAGGAGTTATTGTCTCAACTGTCAATGAATATCTATCTGAGCGAGACGCTGAAGATAATGGTAAAGTCTATAATTTTTTAGGTCTTTCTGTTGGAATTAATAAAGCCCAAATGGATCCTGAAACTAAAAGAATGATGTACGCTGCAGATATTACCTACTCAATTCATTCAGAATTAGGATTTGACTATTTGCGTGATAACATGGTCTATAGTGCTGCTGAAAAAGTTCAAAGAGGACTAAATTTTTGCCTTATTGATGAAATTGATTCAATTTTAATTGACGAGGCTAAAACTCCTTTGATTATTAGTGGTGGAAAGTCCAACCTTCCAGCTCAGTATTTATCTGCCAACCAATTTGTAAATACACTTGTAAATGAAGATTTTTATATCGACCAAGAAACAAAAGGTATTAAATTAAATGACAAAGGTATTGACAAAGCTAATGCCTTTTTTGGTTTACGCAACCTTTATGAAATTGAAAACTCTGAACTTGTTCACCGAATTCAAAATGCCCTTCGTGCAAATAAGGTAATGAAAAAAGACGTTGAGTATATTGTCCAAGACGGTAAAATCGAGCTTGTTGACCAATTTACCGGGCGAATTATGGCCGGAAGATCCTATTCTGAAGGTCTCCAGCAAGCCCTTCAGGCAAAAGAAGGAATTGAAATTGAACCTGAAACAAAAACCTTAGCAACAATTACTTACCAAAACTTTTTTCGTCTTTTTAAAAAACTCTCAGGAATGACCGGAACTGCAAAGACCGAAGAGCAAGAATTTATCGATGTTTACAATATGCGTGTCAATGTTATTCCAACCAACAAACCACTAGCGCGCCGCGATGAAAAAGATGAAATTTTTGCCACAATTGAACAAAAAAATAAAGCAATTATTGCCGAAGTCCAACGAGTTCATAAAACTGGCCAGCCAATACTAATTGGAACTTCCCAAGTTGTTGACTCTGAGACCTTATCAGAAATGCTGAACCAAAAAGGGCTGTTTCATACAGTTTTAAATGCAAAACAAAATCAGCTCGAGGCTGAAATAATCGCAAAGGCAGGCCGTAAAAATGCAATAACAATCGCAACAAATATGGCCGGCCGGGGAACAGATATTATTCTTGAACCTGGAGTTATTGACCTTGGCGGACTTTATATTTTAGGGACAGACAAGGCTGAATCAAGAAGAATTGACAACCAACTTCGTGGTCGGGCAGGTCGCCAAGGCGATATTGGTGTCTCAAGATTTTTTATTTCCCTTCAAGACCAGTTATTACGTCGTTTTTCCAATTTTGAACAAATTTTTGACACCTATGGCCTAACTGCTGGAGCCATTAAAGGGAAATATATTCACTCAGTTTTACTAGCAGCCCAGAAAAAAATTGAAGGCTTTAACTTTGATATGCGAAAAACCGTCCTCAGCTACGATGATGTTATTCGCCAGCAACGTGATTTAATTTACACTCAACGTGATATTTTGCTCCAGATTGATAATTTTGATCACTATATTAAAAAAATGATCATTAGAACTGTTGAAGTTATTTTAGGTTATGACTTTATTTTGCTGCCAAACCAAGAAATTCACTATAAAAATTTAGTTGATTTTTTAAACGACAACCTTTCAAGAATAACTCGCTATGACTTTGGCCAGAGCGGACTGGAAAAATACCCTTTTGAAGAACTTAGCAACTTTTTAGTCCAAGAACTAAATAAAATTTATTTTGAAACTCTCCAGCCAACACTAAAAGAAAATATTGGCCAAAACTATTTTGACTCCGAGCGGCACATAATTTTGTCTGTCCTTGATAATCAATGACAAAATCATATTGACACAATTGACAAACTTCGCTCTTCGGCAAATTTAGTCCAGTATTCCCAAAAAAATCCTTACCAGATTTTTACCGAACAGGCTACTTCCAAATTTAACATTTTAATTTCTGAGTCCGCTTTTCAGGCAATTGTTGGCCTTTTTAATAATTCTAATGCCGAAAAAATTGAATATGTCCAGGCAATTCTTTCTGATGGTAGTGCAATTTCTTATCCATCTGACACCCCAGATCACATCGTTGCCCAGCTAATTGCAACTAACGAAGACCGAATTGCTTATGCAAAACAAATTGAAAAAGAATCCCAGCCTGAATTTATTTACGAACAACTCAAAAATAATAACATTCAAAGACTCGATGCAAGCGGCGGATTTGAACTCTGACAAATTGCCAACAATAAACTTGTTAATCTCAAAGAAGATATGCCCCTTGACGAAAAACGTAATATTTTGCTAAGAATGAACCAAGAACAACTTGAACTTTTGGGCCAAAAAGAACTCAAAATTGACTCTGGAATGCCAGCACCTGAGCCAGGCCAAAACTCTGAGAACTTTTTTGAAGCAGATCAGCAAAACCAAAATAACCAAAATAAACAAGACGACTTTTTACCTTCAAACTTCTTTTTTGATGTAAAAGACGATCCGGATGCGATCATGAAAATGTTAGAACTTGACAGGCAAAAAGAAATGGCCAAAGGTGAGCTGAGCAGGCAGCAAGAGTCAGAAAATCTGGAAAATACAGAAAAACTCGAACAAGATCAGATTTTTGACTCGCAAAATTCAAGCGACCAACAAGAGTCAGAAAATCTGGAAAATACAGAAAAACCGGCCTCAGACCAGAATTCTGACTTGCAAAATTCAAGCGACTAA
- a CDS encoding P110/LppT family adhesin N-terminal domain yields MKKEIRNKVLIVLAGLSFIGITAGVGIGLQRSALNSSYQSLFDNDKSETKLNPPINDADLVAAISNFSLKPEWSKISASQAFKLHNDKLYAFKLSQAVDFSKVDNKFSNLFFDIQVTEETKVESNSIRNLTVFVFDKKTKKEVASRAFTANLSGFSAIAKEDFLENFIAESSKYNLDKSQLTKKFASDSIFPSAFALKFQDQLLTNLRKISPEIFDAATKTPDGVAAGVATQFQQESTGSGGNGGLGTGEASGGAAGGSTGGASGDAGSAGSGTGAQNGASQDGSNQPTTPETPKVEDTPKTPEVPLVSKLKPTNPNLELALKQTLESFGGLELIAASGLQSLIPNEYTLLPVTSEKSLVKIDIDDAKGTAKIWLKLLDKSNKEKLIGLEITGLSSVDSIKDKIFAKINKNQNKYISLKPQVAEYFRKNPNQSIAKLISDYQTRSSAADSKVAKVFEEYLKDNNKIKQALMGEASGTGTNPGETAPAVSAQPESQAEEGTKSEFEKKLKELSSKDSKATEAIKTYLKEEYNIDLKTDPTSPTQPAAVQTAVAAVSSDGGVQGQEQQQMQQQPQQQQPQQQQPQQQQPQQQQPQQQQPQEETIEQIAKKDKEFYAPYFEIYNYQLPTTQSEGISALVTPDQLDFWFETKDNLKVDDYNFDFSLDKNQDESSTDKTLKLNVNFEADSNFKLEVRPENVPFLDVSKDIVRESEVQSTEPKTVNVAIEVTPSAPEKDHSSYRFTGWTFPITINTEGSKVQNELEKLVGNNHQGTLNNSLPYLLFQSDLDFIFKTAKLDSWFSISDTEKNNAKAYLKSTLNPITNEISLQKPKVEAAPAPEPAPATPTPPAPANPGSGTAATPAPGTSTTPAAGSSGSGSSTASAGSVDSSSSSSSGSSSGSSATAASSTSSSSVATTATPFQDPATPAPEKEQTFAFGDYLINYLDKFEKFNKAQGQKLAISSQYDEKKRSYNFVFEVRDSDNDTIASSTFGLVGVNKNNTALKTSLAYGPDVFIDGSSGLDFHAHEGQTNSILTNISSTKTSFQYKVNNFTDNPELDKLLKENGFYNQRAQNGKGITIKQPLVYKYDNQGSDYEFDGNTKKFIKTRGRQVEKSTLQEGVMYFVFKPEDTIAKTDKLVDQSYKLLSTAPEAQNGSFGASYLELFRTSEHNLDKSALLQTLNLGWRIEKARSLAIDKNQIATTEHNYQTKSLVVLRDADPASTQDPSKLYDYTKQTAENFDLGDTQEITESKKLYDTSSSIGTGGVAAIGTEQSPTVKPEDVNDIFKKFIEAKSTDGQGQIYQDGIWFNHTRPKDNVSLESFLNKTWILEVRIDKSSVTFSLIAQREPNQEPYVWTSQLQSIYKDAKQNINPDTPIGVMFGRGIDYSQIGDRIISELDSSGKDREGITFKALAVFKGEKMAKDDKARLEIRKAFIDQYFK; encoded by the coding sequence ATGAAAAAAGAAATTCGCAACAAAGTATTAATAGTTTTAGCGGGACTTAGTTTCATCGGAATTACAGCCGGAGTTGGTATTGGTCTACAGAGATCAGCACTTAACTCGTCCTATCAGTCATTATTTGATAATGATAAGTCCGAAACGAAATTAAACCCGCCAATAAACGATGCTGATTTGGTCGCTGCCATCAGCAATTTTAGTCTAAAACCCGAATGAAGCAAAATTTCAGCTTCACAGGCATTTAAATTACATAACGATAAATTATATGCCTTTAAATTAAGTCAAGCAGTTGATTTTTCAAAAGTTGATAATAAATTTTCTAATTTATTTTTCGATATTCAAGTAACTGAAGAAACAAAGGTTGAGTCAAATTCAATTAGGAACTTGACTGTTTTTGTTTTTGATAAAAAAACAAAAAAAGAAGTAGCAAGTCGTGCTTTTACTGCAAATCTTTCTGGATTTAGTGCTATTGCCAAAGAAGATTTTCTTGAAAATTTCATTGCTGAGTCTTCAAAATATAATCTTGATAAATCACAACTAACTAAAAAGTTTGCTTCAGATTCAATTTTTCCTTCAGCTTTTGCCCTTAAATTTCAAGATCAATTACTAACCAATCTTCGTAAGATTTCTCCTGAAATTTTTGATGCTGCAACTAAAACTCCAGATGGCGTTGCTGCTGGAGTGGCAACTCAGTTTCAGCAAGAATCAACTGGATCTGGAGGAAATGGAGGATTAGGAACTGGTGAAGCATCAGGTGGAGCCGCAGGTGGTTCAACTGGAGGAGCATCTGGCGATGCTGGTTCAGCCGGGTCTGGCACTGGAGCCCAAAATGGTGCATCACAAGATGGTTCAAATCAACCAACCACACCTGAAACCCCTAAAGTTGAAGACACCCCAAAAACCCCTGAAGTTCCTTTAGTTTCTAAATTAAAACCAACAAATCCTAATCTTGAACTTGCACTTAAACAAACTTTAGAATCATTTGGTGGACTTGAATTAATTGCCGCTTCTGGATTACAGAGTTTAATTCCAAATGAGTATACTTTATTACCAGTTACTTCTGAAAAATCACTAGTTAAAATTGATATTGACGATGCAAAAGGTACTGCAAAAATTTGACTAAAATTATTGGATAAATCTAACAAAGAAAAATTAATTGGACTAGAAATTACTGGTCTTAGTTCAGTTGACTCAATTAAAGATAAAATATTTGCAAAAATAAATAAAAATCAAAATAAATATATTAGTCTAAAACCACAAGTTGCGGAATATTTTAGAAAAAATCCTAATCAAAGTATTGCTAAATTAATTTCAGATTATCAAACCAGAAGTTCAGCTGCAGACTCAAAAGTGGCTAAAGTTTTTGAAGAGTATTTAAAAGACAATAATAAAATCAAGCAAGCACTTATGGGTGAGGCGTCAGGTACAGGAACTAATCCTGGTGAAACTGCACCAGCAGTTTCAGCACAACCTGAGTCTCAAGCTGAAGAAGGAACTAAAAGCGAGTTTGAAAAAAAATTAAAAGAACTTAGCTCAAAAGATTCAAAAGCAACCGAAGCAATTAAAACTTATCTAAAAGAAGAATATAATATCGATCTTAAGACAGATCCAACTTCTCCAACCCAACCTGCCGCTGTTCAGACTGCTGTTGCTGCAGTTTCATCTGATGGTGGAGTTCAAGGACAAGAACAACAACAAATGCAGCAACAGCCGCAACAACAGCAACCTCAGCAGCAACAGCCTCAGCAGCAGCAACCACAGCAGCAGCAGCCACAACAACAGCAGCCTCAAGAAGAAACTATTGAACAAATAGCTAAAAAAGATAAAGAATTTTACGCTCCTTATTTTGAAATTTATAATTATCAATTGCCAACTACTCAATCTGAAGGTATATCTGCTTTAGTTACCCCAGATCAATTAGATTTTTGATTTGAAACTAAAGATAACCTTAAAGTTGATGATTATAATTTTGATTTTTCTTTAGATAAAAATCAAGATGAGTCAAGCACAGATAAAACTTTAAAACTTAATGTTAATTTTGAAGCTGATTCTAATTTCAAATTAGAAGTTAGACCTGAAAATGTTCCATTTTTAGATGTTTCTAAAGATATTGTTAGAGAATCTGAAGTTCAAAGTACTGAGCCTAAAACGGTAAATGTTGCTATTGAAGTAACTCCTAGTGCTCCAGAAAAAGATCATTCTTCATATAGATTTACTGGTTGAACATTTCCAATCACAATTAACACAGAAGGTTCTAAAGTTCAAAATGAACTTGAAAAGTTAGTTGGTAATAACCACCAAGGAACCCTAAATAATTCACTTCCTTATCTCTTGTTCCAAAGTGATCTTGATTTTATTTTCAAGACTGCAAAACTTGACTCATGATTTAGTATTTCAGATACTGAAAAAAATAATGCCAAAGCTTATTTAAAATCAACACTAAATCCAATTACTAATGAAATAAGTTTGCAAAAACCTAAAGTTGAAGCTGCTCCAGCTCCAGAACCAGCTCCGGCTACTCCGACACCACCAGCTCCGGCTAACCCAGGTTCAGGTACAGCTGCAACTCCAGCTCCAGGTACATCTACAACTCCAGCGGCTGGTTCATCTGGTTCAGGTAGTTCTACAGCTTCAGCTGGTTCAGTAGATTCTAGCTCATCTTCATCTTCAGGTTCAAGTTCTGGCTCAAGTGCAACAGCCGCTTCATCAACTTCTTCATCTTCAGTAGCAACTACAGCAACACCTTTCCAAGATCCAGCAACCCCTGCTCCAGAAAAAGAACAAACTTTTGCTTTTGGTGATTATTTAATTAATTATCTTGATAAGTTTGAAAAATTTAATAAAGCTCAAGGGCAAAAATTAGCAATATCAAGTCAATATGATGAGAAAAAACGTTCATATAATTTTGTTTTTGAAGTTCGTGACAGCGATAATGACACAATAGCTTCATCAACATTCGGACTTGTTGGTGTTAATAAAAATAATACTGCTCTTAAAACATCACTTGCTTATGGCCCAGATGTCTTCATTGACGGAAGTTCTGGTCTTGATTTTCATGCCCATGAAGGTCAGACAAATTCAATTTTAACTAATATTAGTTCAACAAAAACATCCTTCCAATATAAAGTAAATAATTTTACTGACAATCCTGAACTTGATAAGTTACTTAAAGAAAATGGCTTTTACAACCAAAGAGCCCAAAATGGCAAAGGTATAACAATTAAGCAACCACTTGTTTATAAGTATGATAACCAAGGTTCCGATTATGAATTTGACGGTAACACCAAAAAATTCATTAAAACACGTGGACGCCAAGTTGAAAAATCAACTCTGCAAGAAGGTGTAATGTATTTTGTTTTCAAACCTGAAGATACTATTGCAAAAACAGATAAACTAGTAGATCAGTCATATAAATTATTATCAACTGCCCCAGAAGCACAAAATGGTTCTTTTGGAGCAAGTTATCTTGAACTATTTAGAACTAGTGAGCATAATCTAGACAAAAGCGCACTTTTACAAACACTAAATCTTGGTTGAAGAATTGAAAAAGCCCGTTCTTTAGCAATTGATAAAAATCAAATAGCAACAACAGAACATAATTACCAAACAAAATCATTAGTTGTTTTACGTGATGCTGATCCAGCAAGTACACAAGATCCATCTAAACTTTATGATTATACAAAGCAAACAGCTGAAAATTTTGATCTAGGTGACACTCAAGAAATCACTGAGTCTAAGAAATTGTATGACACTAGTAGTTCAATTGGCACAGGTGGTGTAGCCGCTATAGGAACCGAACAATCTCCAACCGTTAAACCTGAAGACGTAAATGACATTTTCAAAAAATTCATTGAGGCTAAATCCACCGACGGCCAAGGTCAAATTTATCAAGATGGTATTTGGTTTAATCACACAAGACCAAAAGATAATGTTTCACTTGAGTCATTCTTAAATAAAACTTGAATTTTAGAAGTTCGTATTGATAAATCATCCGTTACATTTAGTCTAATTGCCCAAAGAGAGCCAAATCAAGAGCCATATGTTTGAACAAGTCAACTACAGTCAATTTATAAAGACGCTAAACAGAATATTAATCCTGATACCCCAATTGGTGTAATGTTTGGTCGTGGAATTGATTATTCCCAAATTGGTGATCGTATAATTAGTGAGCTTGATTCTTCAGGCAAAGATCGTGAAGGAATAACATTTAAAGCTCTTGCAGTCTTTAAAGGTGAAAAAATGGCCAAAGATGACAAAGCTCGTCTTGAGATCCGTAAAGCCTTTATTGATCAATATTTTAAATAA